A genomic segment from Bradyrhizobium sp. CB1015 encodes:
- a CDS encoding alpha/beta hydrolase, which translates to MHDIITLPGLGGSGDTHWQTLWERADARFTRFQPASWDQPELDDWEQALEHAVARCARPPVLVAHSLACLLVAHWAARFPSAIAGAFLVAVPDPDGGHFPAEAVAFKPVPRRALRFPALIIASTNDPYGALEMTRRRAQDWQSGLVVPGALGHINAASGLGDWPQGRALLDAFRAGLPR; encoded by the coding sequence ATGCACGACATCATCACATTGCCCGGGCTCGGCGGCTCCGGAGATACCCACTGGCAGACGCTATGGGAGCGCGCTGATGCGCGCTTCACGCGATTCCAGCCGGCGAGCTGGGACCAGCCGGAGCTCGACGACTGGGAGCAAGCCCTGGAGCACGCGGTCGCGCGCTGCGCCAGGCCGCCCGTCCTGGTCGCACACAGCCTCGCCTGCCTACTGGTGGCGCACTGGGCCGCGCGCTTCCCTTCCGCGATTGCGGGCGCCTTTCTCGTCGCAGTGCCCGATCCGGATGGCGGCCATTTTCCCGCGGAAGCTGTGGCGTTCAAGCCGGTCCCCCGCCGCGCGTTGCGCTTTCCCGCGCTGATCATCGCGAGCACGAATGATCCATATGGAGCGCTCGAGATGACACGGCGGCGGGCGCAGGACTGGCAGTCCGGCCTGGTCGTGCCGGGCGCGCTCGGCCACATCAATGCCGCGAGCGGGCTCGGCGACTGGCCGCAAGGACGCGCGTTGCTGGATGCCTTCCGCGCGGGCCTTCCGAGATGA
- a CDS encoding pirin family protein encodes MHRSIELRPFAKLGGADHGWLKAKHHFSFASHYDPNNMGHGALRVWNDDEIAPNTGFPAHPHANMEIITYVREGAITHQDSLGNEGRTEAGDVQVMSAGSGIRHSEYNLEPTRTRIFQIWIEPTMRGGQPTWGSKPFPKADRSGKFATIASGFANDADALPIRADARVLATTLKAGESAEYEPQTSRHLYLVPAAGAVEINGVRVNARDGAAIRDEARLKITALEDSELVLVDAA; translated from the coding sequence TTGCACAGATCGATCGAACTCAGACCTTTTGCAAAGCTCGGCGGCGCCGATCACGGCTGGCTCAAGGCCAAGCATCATTTCTCTTTCGCCAGCCATTATGACCCGAACAACATGGGACACGGTGCGCTGCGGGTGTGGAACGACGACGAGATCGCGCCCAACACCGGCTTTCCCGCCCATCCTCATGCCAACATGGAGATCATCACCTATGTGCGCGAGGGCGCGATCACCCATCAGGACAGCCTCGGCAACGAGGGCCGCACTGAAGCGGGCGACGTGCAGGTCATGAGCGCCGGCAGCGGCATCCGCCACTCCGAGTACAATCTCGAGCCGACCAGGACGCGGATCTTCCAGATCTGGATCGAGCCGACGATGCGCGGCGGCCAGCCGACCTGGGGCTCGAAGCCTTTCCCGAAGGCCGACCGCTCCGGCAAGTTCGCGACCATCGCGAGCGGCTTTGCGAACGATGCGGACGCGCTGCCGATCCGCGCCGATGCGCGGGTGCTCGCCACCACGCTGAAAGCGGGCGAGAGCGCGGAGTATGAGCCGCAGACGTCGCGGCATCTTTACCTGGTGCCGGCGGCAGGCGCCGTCGAGATCAACGGCGTCCGCGTCAATGCCCGCGACGGCGCCGCGATCCGCGACGAGGCCAGGCTGAAGATCACGGCGCTGGAAGATTCCGAGCTCGTGCTCGTCGACGCGGCGTGA
- a CDS encoding LysR family transcriptional regulator — MAKLPDFEALAIFAKVVELRSFAGAASELGMSKATVSKAVTRLEERLGARLFNRTSRRLALTDAGHKLAERATRLLADGEAAENEALAQSVAPRGLVRLAVPMTFGIKAVAPLLPEFFETYPEVSVDLHLSDATVDLIGEGFDMAVRIARLPDSSLIARRLFTMPRYTVAAPSYLKQYGRPTHPMHLAEHKCFSYAYLSTPNVWHYTNSAGEQASVRPGGQLRVNNGEAVMPALIAGLGIAELPEFIVGEAISSGEVEVILKDWKQAEGAVHLVTPPGGPRPARVEALGDFLAAKLPGTCKRRPKKGVKAG, encoded by the coding sequence ATGGCAAAACTCCCAGACTTCGAGGCGCTCGCGATCTTCGCAAAAGTCGTGGAATTACGGTCGTTTGCGGGGGCCGCGAGCGAGCTTGGGATGTCCAAGGCGACGGTGTCGAAGGCGGTCACGCGGCTGGAGGAGCGGCTCGGCGCCCGCCTGTTCAACCGTACCTCGCGCCGGCTCGCGCTGACCGATGCCGGCCACAAGCTGGCCGAGCGTGCGACGCGCCTCTTGGCCGACGGCGAGGCCGCCGAGAACGAGGCGCTGGCGCAGTCGGTAGCGCCGCGCGGCCTGGTGCGGCTCGCCGTCCCCATGACGTTCGGCATCAAGGCGGTGGCGCCGCTGCTGCCGGAATTTTTCGAGACCTATCCGGAGGTCTCGGTCGACCTGCACTTGAGCGATGCGACTGTCGACCTGATCGGGGAGGGGTTTGACATGGCGGTGCGGATCGCGCGGCTGCCGGACTCATCGCTGATTGCGCGGCGGCTCTTCACCATGCCGCGCTACACGGTCGCCGCGCCGTCCTATCTCAAGCAATACGGCCGGCCGACGCACCCGATGCATCTCGCCGAGCACAAATGCTTCAGCTACGCCTATCTCTCCACGCCCAACGTCTGGCACTACACCAATTCGGCCGGCGAGCAGGCCAGCGTGCGCCCGGGCGGCCAGCTTCGCGTCAATAACGGCGAAGCCGTGATGCCGGCGCTGATCGCAGGCCTCGGCATCGCCGAGCTGCCTGAATTCATCGTCGGTGAGGCGATCTCGTCAGGCGAGGTCGAAGTGATCCTGAAGGACTGGAAGCAGGCCGAAGGCGCCGTGCACCTCGTGACCCCGCCCGGCGGCCCCCGCCCGGCACGCGTCGAAGCGCTCGGCGATTTCCTCGCTGCCAAGCTGCCGGGCACGTGCAAGCGTCGGCCGAAGAAGGGTGTGAAGGCAGGATAA
- a CDS encoding protein-L-isoaspartate O-methyltransferase — MEDRSAKYRAFYAQLICAAAKAADPRLEQAFRTVRREPFVGPGPWSICLGGHPYVVTPDDDPAFIYQNALLALDSSRGLNIGMPGAHAYWLSGCAVKEGETVVQIGAGSGYYTAILAHLVGPSSRVHAYEIDERLAGLARDNLKNIAHVDVRGRSGIAADLPAADVIYVCAGAAQPAAEWLDVLRPGGRLVFPLAPEGMLGGMLMITRPDDGAVWPAKFLSRAQFIGCAGLQDAEAGRRLGEAFARGWDGVQSLRREGAPDETCWFAGEGWWLSTAPAPVPTESARPHADVTQT; from the coding sequence ATGGAAGACCGTTCGGCAAAGTATCGTGCATTCTATGCGCAGTTGATTTGCGCGGCGGCGAAGGCCGCGGACCCTCGCCTCGAGCAGGCTTTTCGGACCGTCAGGCGCGAGCCGTTCGTCGGGCCCGGGCCATGGTCGATCTGTCTCGGCGGCCATCCCTATGTCGTGACGCCCGACGACGATCCTGCCTTCATCTACCAGAACGCGCTGTTGGCGCTCGATAGCTCGCGCGGTCTCAACATCGGCATGCCCGGCGCGCACGCTTATTGGCTCAGCGGCTGCGCCGTGAAGGAAGGCGAGACCGTGGTCCAGATCGGCGCCGGCAGCGGCTATTACACCGCGATTCTCGCGCATCTCGTCGGTCCCAGCAGCCGCGTTCACGCCTATGAGATCGACGAGCGTCTGGCAGGACTTGCGCGCGACAATCTGAAGAACATCGCCCATGTGGACGTGCGCGGACGCTCGGGCATCGCGGCGGATCTGCCGGCGGCCGACGTGATCTATGTCTGCGCGGGCGCGGCGCAGCCGGCGGCGGAATGGCTCGATGTGCTGCGGCCCGGCGGGCGGCTGGTGTTTCCGTTGGCGCCCGAAGGCATGCTCGGCGGCATGTTGATGATCACCCGGCCTGACGACGGTGCGGTCTGGCCCGCGAAATTCCTCAGCCGCGCCCAATTCATCGGCTGCGCGGGCTTGCAGGATGCCGAGGCCGGCCGGCGATTGGGCGAGGCGTTCGCAAGAGGCTGGGACGGGGTCCAGTCGTTGCGAAGAGAGGGCGCTCCCGACGAGACATGCTGGTTTGCCGGCGAGGGCTGGTGGCTTTCGACGGCGCCCGCACCTGTGCCGACGGAATCGGCTCGGCCTCACGCCGACGTCACGCAGACTTAA
- a CDS encoding O-antigen ligase: MDRSAADMTDVEARSLGHILRDRLAGLDAVPLARCLVAVGALLLVLVTLDPFPDLRNPDVTMIVGGRMALTYIAWGVLAAVAMLCVAATDAPALKSLVTPLHLCLLGWLVINIVFSESRGVSMQRFVLAVSVTSLAVVLPLLPPTQRSFNFCLGASALVLLALCYLGVFLAPQYAIHTALDVTEPQLAGDWRGSFGHKNIASAVMTILVYVGIYLSAVGSFVMGPAIAVLAGTFLIFTGGKTSSVLCLAIYALASLVYVTPSLWLKRIICFVPLVAMNLLTVGSVVSPVLAAMTRLLPLDPTFTGRSAIWDFALAAVAEKPIIGHGYAAFWDDVSARATAQGAEWATSAAHSHNSYLDLAVTIGLPGLLLVIAVFVLAPLGNFQTAQAHSRSGALAKLFLTVWLFGLYYGATETFLLERQNPIWFMFALSVAGLHFLARFQCVEQIGPRG, translated from the coding sequence ATGGACCGCAGCGCCGCAGACATGACCGACGTCGAGGCCCGATCGTTGGGCCATATCCTGCGCGATCGCCTTGCAGGTCTCGATGCCGTGCCGCTGGCGCGCTGCCTCGTCGCGGTCGGGGCGCTGCTGCTGGTGCTGGTGACGCTCGATCCGTTCCCGGACCTGCGCAATCCCGACGTCACCATGATCGTCGGCGGACGAATGGCGCTGACCTATATCGCCTGGGGTGTTCTGGCTGCGGTGGCAATGCTGTGTGTCGCTGCCACGGATGCGCCCGCGCTGAAGAGCCTGGTGACGCCGCTGCATCTCTGCCTGCTGGGCTGGCTCGTGATCAACATCGTCTTCTCCGAGAGCCGCGGCGTTTCGATGCAGCGATTCGTGCTCGCAGTCAGCGTGACGTCGCTCGCCGTCGTGTTGCCGTTGCTGCCGCCGACGCAGCGCAGCTTCAACTTTTGCCTCGGTGCCTCCGCGCTCGTGCTGCTCGCGCTCTGCTATCTCGGCGTCTTCCTCGCGCCGCAATATGCGATCCACACCGCGCTCGACGTCACCGAGCCACAGCTCGCCGGCGACTGGCGCGGCAGCTTCGGCCACAAGAACATCGCCTCGGCGGTAATGACCATCCTGGTCTATGTCGGCATCTACCTGTCCGCGGTGGGCTCGTTCGTGATGGGGCCTGCGATCGCCGTGCTGGCCGGCACCTTCCTGATCTTCACCGGCGGCAAGACGTCGTCGGTGCTGTGCCTTGCGATCTACGCGCTCGCATCACTGGTCTACGTCACCCCAAGCCTCTGGCTGAAGCGGATCATTTGCTTCGTGCCGCTGGTTGCGATGAACCTGTTGACCGTCGGCAGTGTCGTCAGCCCTGTGCTCGCGGCGATGACGCGGCTGCTTCCGCTCGATCCCACGTTCACCGGCCGGTCCGCGATCTGGGACTTCGCGCTCGCGGCCGTCGCCGAGAAGCCGATCATCGGCCACGGCTATGCGGCGTTCTGGGACGACGTGAGTGCGCGGGCCACTGCCCAGGGCGCCGAATGGGCGACATCGGCGGCGCACAGCCACAACAGCTACCTCGATCTCGCGGTCACCATCGGTCTTCCGGGGCTGCTGCTGGTGATCGCAGTCTTCGTGCTCGCCCCGCTCGGCAATTTCCAGACGGCGCAGGCTCACAGCCGCAGTGGCGCACTGGCCAAGCTGTTCCTGACCGTCTGGCTGTTCGGCCTGTATTACGGCGCCACCGAGACCTTCCTGCTCGAACGGCAGAATCCGATTTGGTTCATGTTCGCGCTATCCGTGGCCGGCCTGCACTTCCTGGCGAGGTTCCAATGCGTCGAGCAGATCGGGCCCCGCGGATGA
- a CDS encoding adenylate/guanylate cyclase domain-containing protein: MTDDKVKRRLTTVLCADVYGYSRLMEADETGTLETLRRYRAAITRLVERHDGRIVNTWGDAVIAEFASVVEAVQCAVEIQQEISSQASDASQANPMRFRIGINLGDVMVDGSDIYGDGVNIASRLQELADPGGVVISSSVYDQVHNKLSVGFDCLGQRPMKNIAPLTSYRLTLGGQAAGPGSFPLEERAMPSERARAPRIDDRRVPSSPRHVVSDWLARLPRPVAAALTVSAFLILINLFTSNRIWFHWPVAAILFAVVLRMVLGHRPESGSRPER, encoded by the coding sequence ATGACCGACGACAAGGTGAAACGACGACTGACCACCGTGCTGTGCGCTGACGTGTACGGCTATTCTCGGCTCATGGAAGCGGACGAGACCGGAACGCTCGAGACGCTCCGCCGCTACCGCGCGGCCATCACGCGCCTGGTCGAGCGCCATGACGGCCGGATCGTGAACACCTGGGGCGATGCCGTGATCGCCGAGTTCGCCAGCGTCGTCGAGGCCGTGCAATGCGCGGTCGAGATTCAGCAGGAGATCTCCAGTCAAGCTTCGGACGCGTCCCAGGCGAACCCCATGCGGTTTCGCATCGGCATCAACCTCGGCGACGTGATGGTGGACGGCTCCGACATCTATGGCGACGGGGTCAATATCGCATCGCGCCTGCAGGAGCTCGCCGACCCCGGCGGCGTCGTGATCTCGAGTTCCGTCTACGATCAGGTGCACAACAAACTATCCGTTGGTTTCGACTGCCTCGGCCAGCGCCCGATGAAGAACATTGCCCCCCTGACCAGTTACCGGCTGACCCTGGGTGGCCAAGCCGCCGGGCCAGGGAGCTTCCCGCTCGAGGAGCGCGCAATGCCCTCGGAGCGAGCGCGCGCTCCGCGGATCGACGACAGGCGCGTGCCTTCTTCGCCCAGGCATGTCGTCTCGGATTGGCTCGCAAGGCTGCCCCGCCCGGTTGCAGCGGCTCTCACGGTGTCGGCCTTCCTGATCCTGATCAATCTGTTCACCAGCAACAGGATCTGGTTTCACTGGCCGGTCGCAGCCATTCTCTTCGCTGTCGTCTTGCGGATGGTGCTCGGACATAGGCCTGAATCGGGCAGCAGGCCGGAGCGCTGA
- a CDS encoding Lrp/AsnC family transcriptional regulator, translating into MISRWNGDRFGSIDAKDLKILEALQANARVPLSELGRSVGLSQPAVSERVKRLEEAGIIEGYGARINPRALGLGLMALVRLRTSHEHIKTCLKRFSEIPHIIEVHRVTGDDCFVLKVLVPAPEDLETIVDRIAGFGAVTTSLVLRSEPVRPIGKDLVRKKAERS; encoded by the coding sequence ATGATCTCAAGGTGGAACGGAGATCGCTTCGGGAGCATCGATGCCAAGGATTTGAAGATCCTCGAGGCGCTGCAGGCCAATGCGCGCGTGCCGTTGTCCGAGCTCGGCCGTTCCGTCGGGCTGTCCCAGCCGGCCGTGTCCGAGCGCGTCAAGCGGCTCGAGGAAGCCGGCATCATCGAGGGCTACGGCGCCCGCATCAACCCGCGCGCCCTCGGGCTCGGCCTGATGGCGCTGGTGCGCCTGCGCACCTCGCACGAGCACATCAAGACCTGCCTCAAGCGGTTCAGCGAAATCCCTCACATCATCGAAGTCCATCGCGTCACGGGCGATGACTGTTTCGTGCTCAAGGTGCTCGTTCCCGCGCCCGAGGATCTCGAGACCATCGTGGATCGCATTGCCGGCTTTGGCGCTGTGACGACCTCGCTGGTGCTGCGGAGCGAACCCGTGCGGCCGATCGGCAAGGACCTCGTCAGGAAGAAAGCGGAACGGAGTTGA
- the wrbA gene encoding NAD(P)H:quinone oxidoreductase, whose protein sequence is MTKVLVLYYSAYGHIEAMANAVAEGAREAGATVDIKRVPELVPAEVAKASHYKLDQAAPVAKIQDLANYDAIIVGTGTRFGRMASQMANFLDQAGGLWAKGALHGKVGGAFTSSATQHGGQETTLFSIITNLLHFGMVVVGMNYGFAGQMKLDEVTGGAPYGATTITGGDGSRQPSANELAGARYQGRQIAETAKKLHG, encoded by the coding sequence ATGACCAAAGTTCTCGTCCTGTATTATTCCGCCTATGGCCACATCGAGGCGATGGCCAACGCCGTCGCCGAAGGCGCGCGCGAGGCCGGCGCGACCGTCGACATCAAGCGCGTGCCCGAGCTGGTGCCGGCCGAGGTCGCGAAAGCCTCGCATTACAAGCTCGACCAGGCCGCGCCGGTCGCCAAAATCCAGGACCTCGCCAATTACGACGCGATCATCGTCGGCACCGGCACCCGCTTCGGCCGCATGGCCTCGCAGATGGCGAACTTCCTCGACCAGGCCGGCGGCCTCTGGGCCAAGGGCGCGCTGCACGGCAAGGTCGGCGGCGCCTTCACGTCCAGCGCGACCCAGCACGGCGGCCAGGAGACCACACTGTTCTCGATCATCACCAACTTGCTGCATTTCGGCATGGTCGTGGTCGGCATGAACTACGGCTTTGCCGGCCAGATGAAGCTCGACGAGGTCACCGGCGGTGCGCCCTATGGCGCCACCACGATCACCGGCGGCGACGGCAGCCGCCAGCCCAGCGCCAACGAGCTCGCCGGCGCGCGCTATCAGGGCCGCCAGATCGCGGAGACCGCCAAAAAGCTGCATGGCTGA
- a CDS encoding GNAT family N-acetyltransferase, translating to MTFLSVEQPDDVASSASAIAVDVLRDWRHAASRLSAGQRTAFQHADWLGAWYEAFHDVAPLIAVISDAATGKDIAVVPMISHVRRGIRIVEFADLGVSDNNAPILARDAALDGGTADAINTALIGALRALPDRLDLLRLKKMPAEVGGKPNPLVALGRIGSSSLNGNLVVMGDAYDGYQAAIKRLQMPRCWRVFSRHAGARFEVAADAARAHELLDVMDVQQQARMRKLGSPFVLNDESHARFYREVVRRGVAEGHAMVSALVCDEGVVATALGIKHGATYFLLRISHAGDQWSSCSPGLLVTERTMAALHAQGVRRFDLSIGNQAYKRRFGAERVPLTDVSVALSWRALPYAWRDHAAQGLRRYPRLAAFAAQAMGKGAR from the coding sequence ATGACCTTCCTCAGCGTTGAGCAGCCCGACGATGTTGCATCCAGCGCGTCCGCCATCGCGGTCGATGTCCTGCGTGATTGGCGGCACGCGGCCTCGCGTCTGAGCGCCGGGCAACGCACCGCGTTCCAGCATGCCGACTGGCTCGGCGCCTGGTACGAGGCCTTTCACGACGTCGCTCCGCTGATCGCCGTGATCTCCGATGCTGCCACCGGCAAGGACATCGCGGTGGTGCCGATGATCAGCCATGTCAGGCGCGGCATCCGCATCGTCGAATTCGCGGACCTCGGCGTCTCCGACAACAACGCACCGATCCTGGCGCGCGATGCCGCTTTGGATGGAGGAACGGCGGACGCGATCAACACAGCGCTGATCGGCGCGTTGCGTGCGCTGCCCGATCGCCTCGATCTGCTCCGCCTGAAGAAGATGCCGGCAGAGGTCGGCGGCAAGCCGAACCCGCTGGTCGCGCTCGGCCGGATCGGATCCTCCTCGCTCAACGGCAATCTGGTGGTGATGGGCGACGCCTATGACGGCTATCAGGCCGCGATCAAGCGCCTGCAGATGCCGCGCTGCTGGCGGGTCTTCAGCCGCCATGCCGGTGCGCGGTTCGAGGTCGCCGCCGATGCCGCGCGTGCGCACGAGCTGCTCGACGTGATGGATGTCCAGCAGCAGGCCCGCATGCGAAAGCTCGGCTCGCCGTTCGTTCTCAACGACGAGAGCCATGCGCGATTCTATCGCGAGGTCGTCCGCCGGGGCGTCGCGGAAGGTCATGCCATGGTCTCGGCACTGGTATGCGACGAAGGCGTCGTTGCCACCGCGCTCGGCATCAAGCATGGCGCGACCTATTTCCTGCTGCGCATCAGCCATGCCGGCGATCAATGGTCGAGCTGCTCGCCGGGCCTGCTCGTTACCGAGCGCACCATGGCCGCGCTGCATGCACAGGGCGTGCGCCGTTTCGACCTCAGCATCGGCAATCAGGCTTACAAGCGCCGCTTCGGCGCCGAGAGGGTGCCGCTGACCGACGTCAGCGTCGCGCTGTCCTGGCGCGCTCTGCCCTATGCCTGGCGCGATCACGCCGCGCAGGGCCTGCGCCGCTACCCCAGGCTCGCTGCCTTCGCCGCGCAGGCGATGGGCAAGGGCGCGCGCTGA
- a CDS encoding glycosyltransferase, whose translation MPANTFEHDPDAMILNLFYEDKDDRWFTGDRHLRRIARRLLLGEPRMSGQLRVFLNLCAGLDRLGIRYRVNDYGYIAQHPDELACIVGRTFLLDKFAWKNPILLGVAAHNHPLDDPDLFKRLPVKKVVVPGPWYVDMYRPYWPETEAWPVGIDTDLWAPSAQARKTVDVLIYDKVHWDRERYAPEMIEPVRARLIKEGRSFTELRYGSYKEADYQAALARSRAMVFLCQSESQGIAYQQALSCSVPVFAWDPGGPWRDPDYYPHRVQFAPVSSVPYWDERCGVKFTDIAGFEAGWDRFWAGCTAGGFDPRGYILDNLTLEQRALQYYEIALSIMRKPAVSQTSARPVDEAPEGLGRDRKLHRRHQMS comes from the coding sequence GTGCCCGCAAACACGTTCGAACACGACCCCGATGCGATGATCCTGAACCTCTTCTATGAGGACAAGGACGACCGCTGGTTTACCGGCGACCGGCATCTGCGGCGCATCGCCCGCCGGTTGCTGCTCGGCGAGCCGCGCATGAGCGGCCAGCTGCGCGTGTTCCTCAATCTCTGTGCGGGGCTCGACCGGCTCGGCATTCGCTATCGCGTCAACGATTACGGTTACATCGCGCAACATCCCGACGAGCTCGCCTGCATCGTCGGCCGCACCTTCCTGCTCGACAAGTTCGCGTGGAAGAACCCGATCCTGCTCGGTGTTGCCGCCCACAATCATCCGCTCGACGACCCCGACTTGTTCAAGCGTCTGCCGGTGAAGAAGGTCGTGGTGCCCGGTCCCTGGTACGTCGACATGTACCGGCCATATTGGCCCGAGACCGAGGCCTGGCCTGTCGGCATCGACACGGATCTCTGGGCGCCATCGGCTCAAGCCCGAAAGACCGTTGATGTCCTGATCTACGACAAGGTGCACTGGGACCGCGAGCGCTACGCGCCGGAGATGATCGAGCCCGTGCGCGCCCGGCTCATCAAGGAAGGCCGCTCGTTCACGGAGCTGCGGTACGGCAGCTACAAGGAAGCGGATTATCAGGCTGCGCTCGCGCGTTCGCGCGCGATGGTCTTCCTGTGCCAGAGCGAGAGCCAGGGCATCGCCTATCAACAGGCCCTGTCCTGCAGCGTGCCGGTGTTTGCCTGGGATCCGGGCGGGCCATGGCGCGACCCCGATTATTATCCGCACCGCGTGCAGTTCGCGCCGGTGTCGTCGGTGCCGTACTGGGACGAACGCTGCGGCGTCAAGTTCACCGACATCGCCGGCTTCGAGGCGGGCTGGGACAGGTTCTGGGCTGGGTGCACCGCGGGCGGGTTCGATCCGCGCGGCTACATCCTGGACAATCTCACGCTGGAGCAACGGGCGCTGCAATATTACGAAATCGCGCTGAGCATCATGCGAAAGCCCGCAGTGTCGCAGACCTCCGCAAGGCCCGTTGACGAAGCCCCGGAAGGGTTGGGCCGCGACCGGAAGCTTCACCGGCGTCACCAGATGTCTTGA
- a CDS encoding YbaK/EbsC family protein encodes MSLQSVRAFFAEKAPDISVIESPISSATVALAAEAYGVEPGRIAKTLSLRIGERVILIVASGTSRMDNKKVKAQFGGKPKMLGLEEVAEITGHEVGGVCPFGLKSPLPIYCDISLKAFDVVVPAAGSTHSAVRITPERMAELTAAEWVDVCEHRP; translated from the coding sequence ATGAGCCTGCAATCCGTTCGCGCCTTCTTCGCCGAGAAAGCCCCCGACATCTCCGTCATCGAATCCCCGATCAGCTCCGCGACCGTGGCGCTGGCGGCCGAAGCCTATGGTGTCGAGCCGGGACGGATCGCCAAGACGCTGTCGTTGCGGATCGGCGAGCGCGTCATCCTGATCGTCGCGAGCGGCACCTCGCGCATGGACAACAAGAAGGTGAAGGCGCAGTTCGGCGGCAAGCCGAAGATGCTGGGCCTCGAGGAAGTCGCCGAGATCACCGGGCACGAGGTCGGCGGCGTCTGCCCGTTCGGGCTGAAGTCGCCGCTGCCGATCTATTGCGACATCTCGCTGAAGGCGTTCGACGTCGTGGTGCCGGCCGCGGGCTCGACCCACAGTGCGGTGCGCATTACTCCTGAGCGCATGGCCGAGCTGACCGCGGCTGAATGGGTCGACGTCTGCGAGCACAGGCCGTAA
- a CDS encoding haloacid dehalogenase type II: protein MPIKAVVFDAYGTLYDIQSVADVTEDAFPGYGEIITQVWRIKQLEYTWMRSLMRRYQDFAAVTRDSLAYTLRVLGLAYENETFERVIEKYLHLDLYPDAAETLGALRPRKLAILSNGSPDMLNALVRNSGLDALLDATISVDAKKIFKPSPQAYELIGEVLGTAPDEVLFVSSNPWDAAGAKSFGLKVAWIERVTPEAMALACVENELVAPLTLFKAIRTQMDELGFEPDHRVRALSELPGIA from the coding sequence ATGCCCATCAAAGCCGTCGTCTTCGACGCCTACGGAACGCTCTACGACATCCAGTCGGTCGCTGACGTCACCGAGGATGCGTTTCCGGGCTATGGCGAAATCATCACGCAGGTCTGGCGCATCAAGCAGCTCGAATACACCTGGATGCGCTCGCTGATGCGGCGCTACCAGGATTTTGCCGCTGTCACCCGCGATTCCCTCGCCTATACGCTGCGCGTGCTCGGGCTGGCTTACGAGAATGAGACGTTCGAGCGCGTGATCGAGAAGTATCTGCATCTCGATCTCTATCCGGACGCGGCGGAAACGCTTGGCGCCTTAAGACCGCGCAAGCTCGCCATCCTCTCCAACGGCAGCCCGGACATGCTCAATGCGCTGGTGCGCAATTCCGGACTCGATGCCCTGCTCGATGCCACCATCAGCGTCGACGCGAAGAAGATCTTCAAGCCGAGCCCGCAGGCCTATGAGCTGATCGGCGAGGTGCTCGGCACCGCGCCTGATGAGGTTCTGTTCGTCTCCTCCAATCCCTGGGACGCCGCCGGGGCGAAATCGTTCGGATTGAAGGTCGCCTGGATCGAACGGGTGACGCCGGAAGCCATGGCGCTGGCTTGCGTCGAGAACGAACTCGTGGCACCGCTCACCCTGTTCAAGGCGATCCGCACCCAGATGGACGAGCTCGGCTTTGAGCCGGATCATCGCGTCCGCGCCCTCTCCGAGCTGCCAGGAATCGCTTAG